One region of Myxococcus fulvus genomic DNA includes:
- a CDS encoding RNA ligase family protein — MTPPDDSLRPLGRKAYGSIPHLPGSRTGPADHHLSTALARVCTERLRDENDRVIVLEKLDGSCVAAARVGDEVVALGREGRLAARSPNEARRMWAEWVTLHAERFKAVLQPGEWLVGEWLALAHGTRYTLSHEPFVVFDLMHQGQRLPWEQLTTRVRAGGFVTPGLVHEGGPLGIDPAMERLSAGGFHGAEDPVEGAVWRLERQVGRGVRVELLTKYVRRDKVDGSLLPENTGCPAHWNWRPSAPSAREVLP, encoded by the coding sequence GTGACACCGCCCGACGATTCACTCCGCCCGCTGGGTCGCAAGGCCTACGGCTCGATTCCCCACCTGCCCGGCTCGCGCACGGGGCCAGCGGACCACCACCTGAGCACCGCGCTGGCCCGCGTCTGCACCGAGCGGCTTCGCGACGAGAACGACCGCGTCATCGTCCTGGAGAAGTTGGACGGCTCGTGTGTCGCCGCCGCGAGGGTCGGGGATGAAGTCGTCGCGCTCGGTCGCGAGGGTCGCCTCGCGGCGCGATCCCCCAACGAGGCCCGGCGGATGTGGGCGGAGTGGGTCACCCTCCATGCCGAGCGCTTCAAGGCCGTGCTCCAGCCCGGCGAGTGGCTGGTCGGCGAGTGGCTCGCGCTCGCCCATGGCACCCGCTACACGCTGTCGCACGAGCCGTTCGTCGTGTTCGACCTGATGCACCAGGGACAGCGCCTGCCCTGGGAGCAGCTCACCACCCGGGTCCGCGCGGGCGGCTTCGTCACGCCGGGGCTCGTCCACGAGGGCGGCCCGCTCGGCATCGACCCGGCCATGGAGCGCCTCTCGGCGGGTGGCTTCCATGGGGCGGAGGACCCCGTGGAGGGCGCGGTGTGGCGCCTGGAGCGCCAGGTCGGCAGGGGTGTCAGGGTGGAGCTGCTGACCAAGTATGTCCGTCGCGACAAGGTGGACGGGAGCCTCCTGCCCGAGAACACCGGGTGCCCCGCCCACTGGAACTGGCGCCCGTCGGCGCCCTCTGCGCGGGAAGTGCTTCCATGA
- a CDS encoding Carotenogenesis protein CarS, whose translation MNDPSLIVSTNVDGAPVRIGERVKVVSHSSDGTISAGFLGHTGVVVALVYDDPVAQYPADPLIQVRVDGLGEDLFFMDELVPEWASAPLPRTPREKKAERPRPTVWRVQ comes from the coding sequence ATGAACGACCCCTCTCTCATCGTGAGCACGAACGTGGACGGCGCGCCGGTGAGGATTGGCGAGCGCGTGAAGGTCGTCTCCCACTCGTCCGACGGCACCATCAGCGCCGGCTTCCTGGGCCACACCGGCGTCGTCGTGGCGCTCGTGTACGACGACCCCGTGGCCCAGTACCCCGCGGACCCGCTCATCCAGGTGCGCGTCGACGGCCTGGGCGAGGACCTGTTCTTCATGGACGAGCTCGTCCCGGAGTGGGCCTCCGCGCCCCTGCCGCGCACGCCTCGTGAGAAGAAGGCCGAGCGCCCCCGCCCCACCGTGTGGCGCGTGCAGTGA
- a CDS encoding non-canonical purine NTP pyrophosphatase — protein sequence MSRAIFVTGNHYKADEVGRLLAGLDVSPRKLALPGFADAELQGPSPLDLASIAKRKVLAAYAVLGAPCFVETTALELDEGTCFTGARFKKELLERGMQDFLSEHGGRRGRTRVAVAFSEDGLPDRVRVFEDAIEGTLLTEPRGSGGFGWDNAWLPDGYQRTLAEMERNKFFLNMRHRPYLELADLLRPASPGGAYEAHLTVSARSEEDLLRFRAFCDAASVKCIFIELGRGAEPFQPMTASYHHGTLRHAMEEVRDMARALASDGFDVTRMKLEALGKNRDMPEDDAAALAQPSNYFEFHVKVLLPAHGADLDALQARCASHGAHLSRNARKVREDGASERFVTLRVHGLGKVKADARFDSLLEDLAGLGLPLTQRLREYTVYDSNHALDRGWLETSS from the coding sequence ATGAGCCGGGCCATCTTCGTCACCGGGAACCACTACAAGGCCGACGAGGTCGGCCGACTCCTGGCGGGACTCGACGTCTCGCCCAGGAAGCTCGCCCTGCCCGGCTTCGCCGATGCGGAACTCCAGGGCCCGAGCCCGCTGGACCTCGCGAGCATCGCGAAGCGCAAGGTGCTGGCGGCGTACGCGGTGCTCGGCGCGCCGTGCTTCGTGGAGACCACCGCCCTGGAGCTGGATGAGGGCACCTGCTTCACCGGCGCGCGATTCAAGAAGGAGCTGCTCGAACGGGGCATGCAGGACTTCCTCTCCGAGCACGGTGGCCGTCGTGGGCGCACGCGCGTGGCCGTGGCCTTCAGCGAGGACGGGCTTCCGGACCGCGTCCGCGTCTTCGAGGACGCCATTGAGGGCACGCTGCTCACCGAGCCCCGAGGAAGCGGCGGCTTCGGCTGGGACAACGCGTGGCTGCCGGATGGCTACCAACGCACGCTCGCGGAGATGGAGCGCAACAAGTTCTTCCTCAACATGCGCCACCGGCCCTACCTGGAGCTGGCCGACCTGCTGCGCCCCGCGTCCCCGGGTGGCGCCTACGAGGCCCACCTCACCGTCTCCGCCCGTTCGGAGGAGGACCTGCTGCGCTTCCGCGCGTTCTGCGACGCGGCTTCCGTGAAGTGCATCTTCATCGAGCTGGGCCGAGGCGCCGAGCCGTTCCAGCCGATGACGGCCTCGTACCACCACGGCACGCTCCGCCATGCGATGGAGGAGGTCAGGGACATGGCGCGCGCGCTCGCCAGCGACGGCTTCGACGTGACGCGCATGAAGCTGGAGGCCCTGGGCAAGAACCGCGACATGCCGGAGGACGACGCCGCGGCGCTCGCCCAGCCGTCCAACTACTTCGAGTTCCACGTGAAGGTCCTGCTCCCCGCGCACGGCGCGGACCTCGATGCCCTGCAGGCCCGCTGCGCGAGCCACGGTGCCCACCTGTCCCGCAACGCGCGCAAGGTGCGCGAGGACGGCGCCTCCGAGCGCTTCGTCACGCTCCGCGTCCACGGCCTGGGCAAGGTGAAGGCGGACGCGCGCTTCGACTCGCTCCTCGAGGACCTCGCGGGACTGGGCCTGCCGCTGACGCAGCGGCTGCGCGAGTACACCGTCTACGACTCCAACCACGCGCTGGACCGGGGCTGGCTGGAGACCTCGTCATGA
- a CDS encoding DUF1109 domain-containing protein — MKTPMDIDALLQEEPRPPDTAALERALASARSELALRKPVRSWRTLATWVMASSGGLALLAAGVMLAVGAVSAAALWTRAPLLLLLLVTSGVCAWGALSPRGRDLRRGAVGLAMACAATLVLARGSPTTPPSLPGWVCTASHLAVGIIPLVMAVVVLRGAAFQPLRALCAGLSVGTTGAFVGELACEQDWRHVAGYHLFAWGFICVVTLVLSRTLKPRSYAP; from the coding sequence ATGAAGACGCCCATGGACATCGACGCCCTGCTCCAGGAGGAGCCCCGCCCGCCTGACACCGCGGCCCTGGAGCGTGCCCTCGCGAGCGCCCGGAGCGAGCTGGCGCTGCGCAAGCCCGTGCGGAGCTGGCGCACCCTGGCCACGTGGGTGATGGCCTCCTCCGGGGGCCTCGCGCTGCTGGCCGCCGGGGTGATGCTCGCGGTGGGCGCGGTCAGCGCGGCGGCCCTGTGGACGCGTGCTCCGCTGCTGCTCCTGCTCCTCGTGACGAGCGGCGTGTGTGCCTGGGGCGCGCTGTCTCCACGCGGACGGGACTTGCGTCGGGGCGCAGTGGGCCTGGCGATGGCCTGCGCGGCGACGCTCGTACTCGCGCGGGGTTCTCCGACGACGCCTCCGTCGCTGCCCGGCTGGGTGTGCACCGCGAGCCACCTGGCCGTGGGCATCATCCCCCTGGTGATGGCCGTGGTGGTGTTGCGCGGGGCCGCGTTCCAGCCGCTGCGGGCCTTGTGCGCGGGGTTGTCCGTCGGCACGACGGGCGCCTTCGTCGGCGAGCTGGCCTGTGAGCAGGACTGGCGCCACGTCGCGGGCTACCACCTGTTCGCCTGGGGGTTCATCTGTGTGGTGACCCTCGTCCTTTCACGCACCCTCAAGCCTCGCTCCTACGCCCCATGA
- a CDS encoding nucleotidyl transferase AbiEii/AbiGii toxin family protein, which produces MSPLPFPLRASAAALRRLARTSQAPHFILRGGLMMRLWSGPVPRPVEDLDFLAAFPFHEGDTVDRFVDVLGVDVGDGFVFGALRSEVIWAETPFPGVRIHVETCLPGEESPHLLRIDTGFGDPMNPPPAWFDYATDDDTTARVLACRPETLLAWKLHSLFERGKGRFRPKDLFDVYLLTRHAPLESALLPAALRLAFDSRGDSLDVMERLVSGELGQSPWSLEKWARYRASEPEGRPEQLSEVVTAVSVAIRPVWAAARALPPSRR; this is translated from the coding sequence ATGAGCCCCCTGCCCTTCCCGCTCCGCGCCAGCGCCGCCGCGCTCCGTCGGCTCGCGCGCACATCGCAGGCCCCTCACTTCATCCTGCGGGGCGGGCTGATGATGCGGCTGTGGAGCGGCCCCGTCCCTCGCCCGGTGGAGGACCTGGACTTCCTCGCGGCCTTCCCATTCCACGAGGGCGACACGGTGGACCGGTTCGTGGACGTGCTGGGCGTGGACGTCGGAGATGGCTTCGTCTTCGGCGCCCTGCGCTCGGAGGTCATCTGGGCGGAGACCCCGTTCCCCGGCGTTCGCATCCACGTGGAGACCTGTCTGCCCGGCGAGGAGTCCCCACACCTGCTGCGCATCGACACCGGCTTCGGCGACCCGATGAATCCGCCGCCCGCCTGGTTCGACTACGCGACGGACGACGACACCACCGCGCGCGTGCTCGCGTGTCGCCCCGAGACGTTGCTCGCGTGGAAGCTCCACAGCCTCTTCGAGCGGGGCAAGGGACGCTTCCGACCCAAGGACCTGTTCGACGTGTACCTGCTCACGCGCCACGCGCCGCTGGAGTCCGCGCTGTTGCCCGCGGCGCTGCGGCTCGCGTTCGACTCGCGCGGAGACTCGCTGGACGTGATGGAGCGACTGGTCTCCGGAGAGCTCGGCCAGAGCCCGTGGAGCCTGGAGAAGTGGGCGCGATATCGGGCCAGTGAGCCCGAGGGGCGCCCGGAGCAACTCTCGGAGGTGGTGACGGCGGTGTCCGTCGCCATCCGCCCCGTGTGGGCCGCGGCGCGAGCACTTCCACCCTCGCGCCGCTGA
- a CDS encoding RNA polymerase sigma factor encodes MGSPSDEELMERFCAGAQDAFEALFARHSGRVQGFLTRMVRDGSLAEDLLQTTFLSVVRARGRYERGTRFSPWLMTIAANAARDALRHRQHVDAYSSGEGTGAPTSAPPPSGDPSLRRHLLDALQQLPADHREAVVLSKVEGWSFEEIAALRGISAGAARLRAHRGYEKLRELLGGLGEAR; translated from the coding sequence ATGGGGAGTCCCTCGGACGAAGAGCTCATGGAACGGTTCTGCGCTGGTGCACAAGACGCCTTCGAGGCCCTCTTCGCCCGTCACTCGGGGCGGGTGCAGGGCTTCCTGACGCGGATGGTGCGCGATGGCTCGCTCGCCGAGGACCTCTTGCAGACCACCTTCCTGTCCGTCGTCCGAGCCCGGGGCCGCTATGAGCGCGGCACCCGCTTCTCCCCCTGGTTGATGACCATCGCCGCCAACGCCGCGCGCGATGCACTGCGCCACCGCCAGCACGTGGACGCCTACTCCTCCGGAGAGGGCACAGGCGCCCCTACATCCGCGCCCCCACCGTCCGGGGACCCTTCCCTGCGCCGGCACCTGCTGGACGCGTTACAACAGCTTCCTGCCGACCACCGCGAGGCGGTGGTGCTGAGCAAGGTGGAGGGTTGGTCGTTCGAGGAGATCGCCGCGCTTCGGGGAATCAGCGCGGGCGCCGCGCGACTGCGGGCGCATCGGGGATACGAGAAGCTCCGGGAGCTTCTCGGAGGGCTGGGAGAGGCTCGATGA